The Lolium rigidum isolate FL_2022 chromosome 2, APGP_CSIRO_Lrig_0.1, whole genome shotgun sequence genomic interval AGGTCAGGTCACGGAGCCAAGTGGTTGGCATGACAATGAGGGTGGTCAAGATTGCAAAAAATACATGGGAGTTCAGTGTCAAGCCCCCTATGGATATGTGTACATTGGGAAATAACTTTGATAGATTGTCGCTTTCCAATATCAAATACTCGATGCAACATGCCTGCGAGAATAAATTAGTGATCAGTTAATGTGTTGAAAATCTTTCAAATGGCGTTATTATTAAGGAATCAAAAACAGTTTTTTGGTTGAAATGGGTGTTTGGTAATGAGTACTTACATACAGTTCCACATATAGGATTATCTGCAGACAGTGAAGTCACACACAGGAACAAACACAATTTAGCATAACAGCATTCCCTGATCGAAATGTGCCCAAACAGGTTAATATGTGATGGAGGAGATTATACCGAGATAGCTATGCGGCCGTAGGTGCCAAAGGCGGCATGACCAATATCCGGGTACGTCTGAAGACCCTCCGTGCTGTCTAGGCAATGGCGCAACAGTACACCAGTATACCATGCGAGCACAGCAAATACAACTAGTATCACCAGTCCGACCCAGCCCCCTTGCTTAATGGCATATGGTGTCGATAGGATTCCGACACCACATAGAACATTTATTCCTGCATATTGAAAAGAATAATATTTTCACTGAACAAAGTAACAAGAGAAGTTAATTATCAAGAGTTCGGAGATTTATCCATGATGAAAAAGGTATTTTTCGGGTTCAGTAAAAAAATACTACAGGTATTTCAAAGCAGACCTTCAAAATAAAGTACTACTGTTAATTTTCTTGCGACATATTATGGGTCAGCTGAAATATATTCCCGCGAGGTAAATCTTCAGTAATTCCCTGCGTGAATAAAAAGGTAAAATCTAGAGTGCCAGATCTGTACTTcccacaatttttttttggaaagaagTATTTCTGCATAACATGGTTTATCTTGAAGCAACAGTACAGCCTTCAGATCTATTTTCGTTGTGACAACTGTCACATCGTTGTGCTGACGCATCAACCATGTGATGTCCCTATTAGTACGGGGAAGAGGAAGAAAATTTGAAACGGTGGACCTGTGATGCGGCATATCAACAAAGCAAACCGAGGGTACTCAATGATACATAATTGACCATTTCGTGTACTACTTGATGGATTGATTGCTTGTGCTTGAACTGCTAGACACTTGGCTAAGAAGAACTGGTCAAAACAATTTCTGAAGTCATTAAGGGTTCAAGCCGAGCTTCAGATCTCTATCAAACTATCCTATGGTCAGAACATGCAGAGCAATTACAGCTACTTTGAAACTTAACAAACTAAAAcatagtgatctgaacaaaaacaGTGTAATCTGTATGCAGATCCTTCAAAATGTAATGATGTATTCTTTTAGAGTTTTTAACTGGTGTAAACTATGTGTTAGTAGCTGTCGGCATAACACTGTAGCGCGTAAAAATTTCTACCTGGAGCATCAGCACAATGAACTTGGACATTGGTCTGTTGGACAGGGAAACATGTCTAGGTTCAGAAAACCTGATATTCAGCACTGGTACATCACAAGAATATTCCACCATGCCAATTATTGAGGAGCCTGTTTCTCATGCTCTACTGTCCAGGACAGCCGTACACGCATATAATTCATAGTTGGATCTACTGGTAGATTTACTTTCATCAATCAATGAAATCTAGTGCCACATACATTCTTGAAATTACTTCATGGACTTGTTCTAGGTGCTTACCATTCATCGCTCCCTGGGTGTAAGAGCATTGTTGATAGGGAGAAGGCCCATGACCAATTGCCGGTGCTTTTTGATTCTCTGGAATCTGTTGCAGAGATGGTTTCTTCGATGGGAGAAGGTACTGAGAACTCTTGTGGACATCttcatgctgctgctgctgctcatcgCTTGTAGTCGGGCGTAGGAGTGGCTTCACGAGATTGGAGATGATCTCGGGGGTTTTGCCTCGGAATGAGGAGTTGACGAAAGAGTTAGAAAGTCTGCTTAGGGTCGGCGTCCCCAGGAAACTCAGGCTTGGAGATTGCACGCTACTAAGAATGTCGATCGATTGCCTGTTGAAATATAAGACAAGAAAATTGTTATGTAGATGAGATAGCCAGATAGGCAGAACTAAAATGTAAAAAATGATTAAGTGTTGACTAGACCATTTCCTGCCTGCATAGTAATGCATTATGAATGAACAGGTAACTGCTTAAATTCATTTCAATCTCCTACTTCTCCTGGTCTCCTGGAGGCTGGAGTATGAAGAAGAATGGCTGATTGAACATTGACTATGAGTGCCATCAAAAGCCATACGGAAATGCAATGGAAAAAAATGCAATATTAAGATTTTTTTTCTATAAGAACGTTTGTACTCCGAAGTTCCAATCATTGAATAAAAGCTAGAGATTATCAGATAATGGGGCATGCCACTTCATCATTGTGCTTGTTACCAATAAGAGCGTTGCTGCATTCCGTTGGTTGTGCCATTGTATAACACAAGAGATAAGTTCAGCAGGGAAACGACTTAGTAGCTCTATTAATGTGAGGTAGTTGAGGTTTTCTGTTTCATCCAACAGAATTTTGGAAGAATATGCATTTCCAGGCGTAAAAGCACACAACTTAAGAGAGCGTACAAAACATTTTCACTTCTTTCAGATCAATTATTTAATAGAATTTGAGAACTGAgttctagctcagtggcaaggcaagcgagtgcgcagccagcccacccgggttcaaATCCCCATCCCACGGTAATTTCGCAGGAGGGGCGAATAAACCGGGTTATCATCCATCCACGTCCATCCGCGGggagagtctcatcctacctaacaacgtatagccaagggagggatcattcccccgttggtcaacgttttatTATTTAATAAAATGCCATAAAAACCCAGCTGTGAACAATTTCATACACGCACAGCCTAGTCTGACAGAAGATGTGAAAATAGTGTTccatttttagaaaaaaaatattAATGTTCTGTTCTTGGAAAAATATTAGCAGGGTCGATTTTTAGAAGGGACACGAGGAGAAATACCGGACGAAACGAACATATATAAGTTTATGAGGTGTGTGAGCTGGAACAACCCCACTGGCTAGCTGGGTGACCTGATGTCCGATGATATCTACAGCTATTGTTATGGCATGTCATTGGCATCCCCAATCAAAATTGAGATAATGGGACAGCATTGATAAAAATACTAATGACTGTTGTCCGGAGACAGGTAATAATAGTGCCAAACAGAAATCAAATTTTCCTACTCTGATGAGGATCCATTGCCACAGCACGTGAGAAAATGATTCATTGCCACGTCAGCACCGTACATATCCAAAGAAAACTGGATGAACAGGGGGCAAGTTGGTTGTCTGTAAGAAAGCAGAGTTTGCACTGCTGAAAGGAAATGCCAGAAAACAGAGCTGTACTCTGCTCTTCTGAAGGAACGCTTGTAATGGGTTGTTCCAGTATTAATTAGAATATCCTTTTTTTTGGCCTTAATTAGTTTCTTCCTGGCGTCCGGAGATAGTGTCAGCAGGTTGTTTGTACACAACAATTTTGCGCTGGAATGATCTCAGTTGCTAATAAGACATGGAAGTGGCAAGACACTAGGAACAGGATATGCTCTCTGGGGATGAAAACCATCCGAGAAGAACACAGTAGAAGTGCAGATGAGGAGTTGCATAGAGTGTTGATGGTTGTACTGTATGAAAGACGGTAGGGGAAATCAAGGTAGATCGTACCTGTAACTCTGGGGCCATTGGTTCGTGTACGAGTTGGGGTGGCTGCCGTCGCTACCACGGGCGCGCGGTGtggcgcaggaggaggaggagtccgagGATGACCCATCGTCCTCCTCAGCGGCGCCAGCGTCCCCGTGGGTtgggtcttcctcgtcatcgtcatcgctcTCGACGATGAAGCTGCGCTCCTCCCCAAGCAGGCTCTTCATCGTCCCCTGCCTACTCTACTACACAaggaggaggactggaggagGCGCATATGATAGGAGAGGAAACGACTCATTGCTCAGCTGGTTTATATAACAGGACGGGACGGGACACCGGGCCCACAGATTGACTGACAGCCTCGAAAGTGTACCATGCTACT includes:
- the LOC124691626 gene encoding amino acid transporter AVT1C-like — its product is MKSLLGEERSFIVESDDDDEEDPTHGDAGAAEEDDGSSSDSSSSCATPRARGSDGSHPNSYTNQWPQSYRQSIDILSSVQSPSLSFLGTPTLSRLSNSFVNSSFRGKTPEIISNLVKPLLRPTTSDEQQQQHEDVHKSSQYLLPSKKPSLQQIPENQKAPAIGHGPSPYQQCSYTQGAMNGINVLCGVGILSTPYAIKQGGWVGLVILVVFAVLAWYTGVLLRHCLDSTEGLQTYPDIGHAAFGTYGRIAISIILYVELYACCIEYLILESDNLSKLFPNVHISIGGLTLNSHVFFAILTTLIVMPTTWLRDLTCLSYISAGGVVATILLVICLFWIGVVDDVGFENKGSTLNLPGIPIAIGLYGYCYSGHGVFPNIYSSLKNRNQFPSIMFTCIGLSTVLYAAAAVMGYKMFGESTESQFTLNLPQNLVVSKIAIWATVANPITKYALTITPLAMSLEELLPRSQQKYSNIILLRSALVISTLIVALSVPFFALVMALIGSLLAMLVTYILPCACFLAILKTQVAWYQVVVCSFIIVVGVTCACVGTYSSISGIIQNY